In Allocoprobacillus halotolerans, a genomic segment contains:
- a CDS encoding RluA family pseudouridine synthase, translating into MKYQVRQSDLTLFIDSPISILDLFQKFHLSKKTIHLMKQNKSYLVNNRYVSPSTILVKGDQITFKAFQKDDGMYLPVYEDLDIIYEDEFLLIVNKPPFLPVFPSNQEDTHSLAHRVSGYYHQQGYDLPIRFIHRLDIETSGLMIFVKCSFVQPLLDYQLSIKDIKRHYLAIVQGTFPHQKWHTIHKAIGRDRHHQQRMIIHPHGKDAITHYRALASQNNLSLVECLLDSGRKHQIRVHMSSIGHPILGDSLYGHTSSLINRQALHAYKIEMIHPITQEKLILTCPPCQDMLHIIKKSTLIFEDHFSC; encoded by the coding sequence ATGAAATATCAAGTTCGTCAATCTGATTTAACTTTATTTATTGATTCACCTATTTCTATACTTGATTTATTTCAAAAATTTCATCTTTCTAAAAAAACAATTCATTTAATGAAACAAAATAAATCTTATCTTGTCAATAACCGTTATGTCTCTCCTTCAACAATCTTAGTTAAAGGAGATCAAATCACATTCAAAGCTTTTCAAAAGGATGATGGGATGTATTTACCAGTCTATGAGGATTTAGATATTATTTATGAAGATGAGTTCTTATTAATTGTCAACAAACCACCTTTTCTTCCAGTCTTTCCTTCCAATCAAGAGGATACCCATTCATTAGCGCATCGTGTCAGTGGCTATTATCATCAACAAGGCTATGATTTACCTATTCGCTTTATTCATCGTTTAGATATTGAAACAAGTGGATTGATGATTTTTGTGAAATGTAGTTTTGTACAACCTCTTTTGGATTATCAATTATCCATTAAAGATATTAAACGTCATTATTTAGCGATTGTTCAAGGGACCTTTCCTCATCAAAAATGGCACACCATTCATAAAGCTATTGGTCGTGATCGTCATCATCAACAACGTATGATTATTCATCCTCATGGTAAAGATGCCATAACACACTATCGTGCACTGGCATCCCAAAATAATCTTTCGTTAGTCGAATGTCTTTTAGATAGTGGTAGAAAACATCAAATCAGAGTCCATATGTCATCTATTGGTCATCCTATTTTAGGTGATTCACTTTATGGACATACTTCTTCATTGATCAATCGACAAGCTTTGCATGCTTATAAAATAGAAATGATTCATCCAATCACACAAGAAAAACTCATTTTAACATGTCCACCTTGTCAAGATATGCTTCATATCATAAAAAAATCGACCCTCATTTTTGAGGATCATTTTTCATGCTAA
- a CDS encoding DUF4351 domain-containing protein gives MLGTLCHDERIYQAIKAKRGETDMSDYVLRISREAKSEGIRLGRSEGRNEGIITTLIKQLKQRLGNLSKEMVKEINRSNKKQLDHLTLHIFDIESEEDIRKILHT, from the coding sequence ATGCTAGGAACACTTTGCCATGATGAACGCATTTATCAGGCAATCAAAGCAAAGAGAGGAGAAACAGATATGAGTGATTATGTATTAAGAATTAGCAGAGAAGCAAAAAGTGAAGGAATCAGATTGGGGCGTAGTGAAGGGCGCAACGAAGGAATTATTACAACACTTATTAAACAATTAAAACAAAGATTAGGAAATTTATCAAAAGAAATGGTTAAGGAGATTAATCGAAGCAACAAGAAACAGCTAGACCATTTAACATTACATATTTTTGATATTGAAAGTGAAGAAGATATTAGAAAAATCCTCCATACTTAA
- a CDS encoding aminotransferase class I/II-fold pyridoxal phosphate-dependent enzyme has translation MVITSGVVGALKLAVKAFTKKDDYVMIMKPVYYPFDASIQVNGRQIVECPLVFKDNHYECDFDVFEKQIIDHDVKMFILCNPHNPIGKVWTKDELYQIGTICQRHHVIVISDEIHMDFIYSGHQHVSFCNVNPSFGDICTAPLKTFNLAALQTPNIIIKMKLYVKNLNIKKMPQE, from the coding sequence ATTGTCATAACATCTGGAGTTGTTGGGGCTTTAAAACTTGCGGTTAAAGCATTTACGAAAAAAGATGACTACGTCATGATTATGAAACCTGTTTATTATCCTTTTGATGCATCTATTCAGGTCAATGGACGTCAAATTGTCGAATGTCCTTTAGTTTTCAAAGATAATCATTATGAATGTGATTTTGATGTTTTTGAAAAACAAATAATTGATCACGATGTGAAAATGTTTATTTTATGTAATCCCCACAATCCAATTGGAAAAGTATGGACTAAGGATGAGTTATATCAAATAGGAACAATTTGTCAAAGACATCATGTGATTGTTATAAGTGATGAAATTCATATGGACTTTATTTATTCAGGACATCAACATGTTTCTTTCTGCAATGTTAATCCTTCTTTTGGTGATATTTGTACAGCACCATTAAAAACATTTAACTTAGCGGCTTTACAGACACCTAATATCATTATTAAAATGAAACTCTACGTGAAAAATTTAAACATTAAAAAGATGCCTCAGGAATGA
- the fba gene encoding class II fructose-1,6-bisphosphate aldolase, which produces MGLVSAKEMLDKAKAGHYAVGQFNINNLEWTKSILLTAEELKAPVILGVSEGAAKYMTGFTTVSAMVKAMVDALNITVPVALHLDHGSYEGAKAALDAGFSSIMFDGSHYGIEENIEKTKEIVALCHEKGVSVEAEVGSIGGEEDGVVGKGEVADPQECKMIADLGVDFLAAGIGNIHGKYPENWEGLDFEALDAIQKETGTLPLVLHGGTGIPADMIKKAITLGVSKINVNTECQLYFQEATRKYIEAGKDLEGKGFDPRKLLAPGAEAIKTCVKEKMELFGCIGKA; this is translated from the coding sequence ATGGGATTAGTTTCAGCTAAAGAAATGCTTGATAAAGCAAAAGCAGGTCACTATGCTGTTGGTCAATTTAACATCAACAACTTAGAATGGACAAAATCAATTTTATTAACTGCAGAAGAATTAAAAGCACCAGTTATCTTAGGAGTTTCTGAAGGAGCTGCAAAATATATGACTGGATTTACAACAGTTTCTGCAATGGTTAAAGCAATGGTTGATGCTTTAAATATTACAGTACCAGTTGCTTTACACTTAGATCATGGTAGCTATGAAGGTGCAAAAGCTGCATTAGATGCAGGTTTCTCTTCAATTATGTTTGATGGTTCTCATTACGGAATCGAAGAAAATATTGAAAAAACAAAAGAAATCGTTGCTTTATGCCATGAAAAAGGTGTATCAGTTGAAGCCGAAGTTGGTTCAATTGGTGGAGAAGAAGACGGTGTTGTAGGAAAAGGTGAAGTTGCCGATCCTCAAGAATGTAAAATGATTGCTGACTTAGGTGTTGATTTCTTAGCAGCAGGTATTGGAAACATTCATGGAAAATATCCAGAAAACTGGGAAGGTTTAGATTTTGAAGCGTTAGATGCTATTCAAAAAGAAACAGGAACTTTACCATTAGTATTACATGGTGGTACAGGAATTCCAGCTGATATGATTAAAAAAGCAATCACTTTAGGAGTTTCTAAAATTAATGTTAATACTGAATGTCAATTATATTTCCAAGAAGCAACTCGTAAATATATTGAAGCTGGTAAAGACTTAGAAGGTAAAGGATTCGATCCACGTAAATTATTAGCTCCAGGTGCTGAAGCTATTAAAACTTGTGTTAAAGAAAAAATGGAATTATTCGGATGCATAGGTAAAGCTTAA
- a CDS encoding TrmH family RNA methyltransferase, whose protein sequence is MKLYKKGDASSYTLGVFPTIELLKQRPQNVKRVVVHSSIEQNKGYPVIQTLCQKHHIPIDIHDRTIEKLSPKNNCYAIGVFETYQSCLQNDNHVVLEHPMDMGNMGTMMRTMLGFGYKNLVIIKPAVDIFDPKVIRASMGAIFHLNAVYYDSFEDYYQQFSNRKFYPFMLEGATNIHQVLPEKPYSLILGNESHGLDDHYLNYGQSIFIPHSEDIDSLNLSMALGIALFHFSKEQWEGKEVLKENI, encoded by the coding sequence ATGAAATTATATAAAAAAGGGGATGCATCTTCTTATACTCTTGGCGTTTTTCCAACAATTGAATTATTAAAACAAAGACCACAAAATGTCAAAAGAGTTGTCGTTCATTCTTCTATTGAACAAAATAAGGGATATCCTGTAATTCAAACATTATGTCAAAAACATCATATTCCTATTGATATACATGATCGTACGATTGAAAAACTAAGTCCTAAAAATAATTGTTATGCGATAGGTGTTTTTGAAACTTATCAATCTTGTTTACAAAACGACAATCATGTTGTTTTGGAACATCCTATGGATATGGGTAATATGGGTACGATGATGCGTACAATGCTTGGTTTTGGCTATAAAAATTTGGTAATTATTAAACCTGCAGTCGATATTTTTGATCCTAAGGTAATTCGTGCTTCAATGGGAGCAATCTTTCATTTAAATGCTGTTTATTATGATTCATTTGAAGATTATTATCAACAGTTTTCAAATCGAAAATTTTATCCTTTTATGTTGGAAGGAGCTACAAATATTCATCAGGTTTTACCTGAAAAACCATATAGTTTGATTTTGGGTAATGAAAGTCATGGTTTAGATGATCATTATCTGAATTATGGTCAAAGTATTTTTATTCCTCATAGTGAGGATATTGATTCATTGAATTTATCAATGGCATTAGGTATAGCGTTATTTCATTTTTCAAAAGAACAATGGGAAGGAAAAGAGGTATTAAAAGAAAATATATGA
- a CDS encoding methyltransferase domain-containing protein, whose product MHQLACPKCHEPLVLNQKSYRCFHGHCYDIAKQKYINLLLNPDKATNNPGDNKESLLCRQHHLNKGYYDGILNEVVQCIEKYTPSPRQLLDLGCGEGYYTYRIKQLLNDDSTIYGLDISKAGIQMATKYTKDIYWIVGNSKNIPILDHSLDVITALFTVVNVAELKRCLKNNGYIIHVTANPYHLVEFKELIYDEIKVKSDQYIRLPFDIIESYDYKQTIHLKNREDTLNLLQMTPHYYHIKKERRPILETLGEFDVTIDIRITVYQVS is encoded by the coding sequence ATGCATCAACTTGCTTGCCCAAAATGCCATGAACCACTGGTACTTAATCAAAAAAGTTATCGTTGCTTTCATGGACATTGTTATGATATAGCCAAACAAAAATATATTAATCTTTTATTAAATCCTGATAAAGCCACAAATAATCCTGGTGATAATAAAGAAAGTCTACTTTGTCGTCAACATCATCTAAATAAAGGATATTATGATGGTATTTTAAATGAAGTTGTTCAATGTATAGAAAAGTACACACCATCACCTCGTCAACTTTTAGATTTAGGATGTGGAGAAGGATATTATACTTATCGCATAAAACAATTATTAAATGACGATTCTACTATTTATGGTTTAGATATTTCTAAAGCAGGAATTCAAATGGCAACAAAATATACCAAAGATATTTACTGGATTGTAGGGAATTCTAAAAACATTCCTATTCTTGATCATTCTTTAGATGTTATTACAGCCTTATTTACAGTTGTCAATGTTGCTGAATTAAAACGTTGTTTAAAAAACAATGGATATATTATTCATGTGACAGCTAATCCTTATCATTTAGTAGAATTTAAAGAATTAATTTATGATGAAATTAAAGTCAAATCAGATCAATATATTCGATTGCCTTTTGATATCATAGAAAGTTATGATTATAAACAAACCATTCATTTAAAAAATCGTGAAGATACGTTAAATCTCTTACAAATGACACCTCATTACTACCATATCAAAAAAGAACGTCGTCCTATTTTAGAAACATTAGGTGAATTTGATGTCACAATTGATATCCGTATAACAGTTTATCAAGTCTCATGA
- a CDS encoding Gfo/Idh/MocA family oxidoreductase — translation MINNKLVLGYIGNGKSANRYHIPFVLQRQNRFMIKKIFDIHIRHDLWQAIDGVEYCEHVEDLLNDSDIDMIVICTTHHLHYQYAKMVLEAGKHCLVEKPFMENSQQAQEIFDLANQKGLYCSAYQNRRYDSDFLTVQKVIESGKLGDLLELEMHFDYYRPEIPENVQHFDPAMSYLYGHGCHTLDQVISYFGEPDDIHYDVRQLLGKGRMNDYFDLDLYYGTLKVSVKSSYFRIKERPSFIVYGKKGMFIKQTKDRQEEHLKLFYMPDHPDFGKDTPAHYGVLTYIDEQGQYHEEKVPTVNGDYARVYDGIYECIVHHQPQIITHEQTLLQMKILETGVQNLK, via the coding sequence ATGATCAACAACAAATTAGTTTTAGGGTATATTGGAAATGGTAAAAGTGCCAATCGTTACCATATTCCATTTGTTTTACAAAGACAAAATCGTTTTATGATTAAAAAGATTTTTGATATTCATATTCGTCATGATTTATGGCAAGCCATTGATGGTGTTGAATATTGTGAACATGTAGAGGATTTATTAAATGATTCAGATATTGATATGATTGTGATTTGTACTACTCATCATCTTCATTATCAATATGCAAAAATGGTCTTAGAGGCTGGAAAGCATTGTCTTGTTGAAAAGCCATTTATGGAAAATAGTCAACAAGCTCAAGAAATATTTGATTTAGCCAATCAAAAAGGATTGTATTGTTCTGCATATCAAAACAGAAGATATGATAGTGATTTTTTAACTGTACAAAAAGTGATTGAAAGTGGAAAATTAGGTGATTTATTGGAATTAGAGATGCACTTTGATTATTATCGTCCAGAGATTCCAGAAAATGTTCAACACTTTGATCCAGCAATGTCTTATTTATATGGTCATGGATGTCATACCCTTGATCAAGTGATTTCTTATTTTGGTGAGCCTGATGATATTCATTATGATGTTAGACAATTACTTGGTAAAGGTAGAATGAATGATTATTTTGACTTAGATCTTTATTATGGAACTTTAAAAGTTTCAGTCAAATCAAGTTATTTTAGAATTAAAGAAAGACCTAGTTTTATTGTTTATGGTAAAAAAGGAATGTTTATCAAACAAACCAAAGATCGCCAAGAAGAACATTTGAAATTATTCTATATGCCTGATCATCCTGATTTTGGAAAAGATACGCCTGCACATTATGGTGTTTTAACTTATATCGATGAACAAGGACAATATCATGAGGAAAAAGTACCAACTGTAAATGGGGATTATGCAAGAGTTTATGATGGCATTTATGAATGTATTGTGCATCATCAGCCACAAATCATCACGCATGAACAAACTCTACTGCAAATGAAAATTTTAGAAACGGGGGTACAAAATTTAAAATAA
- a CDS encoding acyl-[acyl-carrier-protein] thioesterase: protein MNAVKLGVWNQELMTRYGWVVAKQYLHLDEPIRYHDEIEISTAISKGTFVSFPRYYYIKKNQKIIGTCSSVWTLLDIQKRRMVSPQKIGIVFPEVSKEPLLDLPPMIQKDLEMKYILERRVLYSDVDINQHMNNTRYIQWALDLIDFDKHHQCFISDINIQYRKEIRPLEIVKLFMGEDGHRYVIEGRNENDDVYFTIEIYFCDR, encoded by the coding sequence GTGAATGCTGTAAAACTAGGTGTATGGAATCAAGAATTGATGACACGATATGGTTGGGTTGTTGCGAAACAGTATTTACATTTAGATGAACCCATTCGTTATCATGATGAAATAGAAATATCGACAGCTATTTCAAAAGGAACTTTTGTATCGTTTCCAAGATATTATTATATTAAAAAGAATCAAAAAATTATTGGCACATGTTCATCGGTTTGGACATTGTTAGATATTCAAAAAAGGCGAATGGTATCGCCACAAAAAATAGGAATTGTATTTCCAGAAGTTTCCAAAGAACCTTTATTAGATTTACCACCGATGATTCAAAAAGATTTAGAAATGAAGTATATCCTAGAGCGCAGGGTCTTATATAGTGATGTTGATATTAATCAACACATGAATAATACACGTTATATTCAATGGGCTTTAGATTTAATTGATTTTGATAAACATCATCAATGTTTTATAAGTGATATCAATATTCAATATCGTAAAGAGATTAGACCTTTAGAAATAGTTAAACTTTTTATGGGTGAGGATGGACATCGTTATGTGATTGAAGGAAGAAATGAGAACGATGATGTTTATTTTACGATAGAAATTTATTTTTGTGATAGATAA
- a CDS encoding MATE family efflux transporter — protein sequence MLSQISSIIMQYIDAAMVGHLGPDASASIGIVSTSSWLLSGLCSAMATSFAVQVAQLIGASQYQKARRTLKMALIVSCVFSCILLSIGVMVNQHLLYWLGCDPSIFDNASAYFLVFTLSLPILQMNSLCSSMLQCSGNMKVPSLLNAAMCGLDVIYNFIFIHYLGVVGAAIGAALAQLTICIMILWYTTRYSPMLKFKKDEAFQFEKPTLKNAFQIGTPLAFEHIAICGAMIMSTKIIAPLGTIAIAAHTFAITAESLCYMPGYGLEAAATTLVGQCMGAKRKDLAKSFANFTVAFGAIIMGIIAIMMFFIAPLIFQILTPDLQTQTLAIEVLRIELFAEPLYGVSIVASGALRGAGDTLIPSLLNLFSIWGVRLSLSVILVQSMGLHGVWLAMCIELCVRGILLFFRQQRGQWLNKSF from the coding sequence ATTCTTTCACAAATTTCATCAATTATTATGCAATATATAGATGCTGCAATGGTGGGACATTTAGGACCAGATGCTTCTGCATCGATTGGTATTGTATCAACCAGTAGTTGGCTATTAAGTGGACTTTGTAGTGCTATGGCAACCAGTTTTGCCGTACAAGTTGCACAGCTGATAGGTGCCAGTCAATATCAAAAAGCACGACGAACTTTAAAAATGGCACTGATTGTTTCTTGTGTTTTTTCCTGTATTCTTTTATCAATCGGTGTAATGGTGAATCAACATTTATTATATTGGCTAGGATGTGACCCATCCATCTTTGATAACGCTTCAGCATATTTTCTTGTTTTTACATTAAGTTTACCTATTCTTCAAATGAATAGCCTCTGTAGTTCGATGCTGCAATGCAGTGGAAATATGAAAGTGCCAAGTCTTTTAAATGCTGCAATGTGCGGTTTAGATGTGATTTATAATTTTATATTTATTCATTATTTGGGAGTCGTTGGTGCCGCTATTGGAGCCGCTCTTGCACAGCTAACAATATGTATAATGATTCTCTGGTATACAACTCGTTATTCCCCTATGCTCAAATTTAAAAAAGACGAAGCATTTCAATTTGAAAAACCAACCTTAAAAAATGCTTTTCAAATAGGTACACCTTTAGCTTTTGAACATATAGCCATCTGTGGTGCAATGATTATGTCAACAAAAATTATTGCACCTTTAGGAACAATTGCAATTGCTGCCCATACTTTTGCGATTACCGCTGAAAGTTTATGTTATATGCCTGGTTATGGTTTAGAGGCTGCTGCCACAACATTGGTTGGACAATGCATGGGAGCCAAACGCAAGGATTTAGCGAAATCTTTTGCTAATTTTACAGTTGCCTTTGGTGCGATTATCATGGGTATTATCGCTATTATGATGTTTTTTATTGCACCATTGATTTTTCAAATATTAACACCTGATTTGCAAACCCAAACCTTAGCTATAGAAGTTTTAAGAATTGAATTGTTTGCCGAACCTCTTTATGGTGTTTCAATTGTAGCCTCTGGTGCTTTACGTGGTGCTGGTGATACACTTATTCCTAGTTTACTTAATCTTTTCAGTATTTGGGGCGTACGATTATCTTTATCCGTTATTTTGGTTCAAAGCATGGGATTACATGGTGTCTGGTTAGCCATGTGTATTGAACTTTGTGTTAGAGGGATATTACTGTTCTTTCGTCAACAGCGTGGTCAATGGCTTAATAAGTCATTTTAG
- a CDS encoding DNA-3-methyladenine glycosylase family protein gives MYFQYGAKEIEYLKSKDKKLAVYIDQLGHIDRPVHHDIFSSLIYYIVGQQISTKAHQTIWDRMVYELGSIQPDIIINAGKEKIQSFGMTFKKADYILELCDKIMNNEVDFHSFEKKSDEVIIKELSSLNGIGVWTAQMILLHCLERPDVLSYGDLAILKGMKIVYHHQKIDKRLFEKYKKRFSPYGSVASIYFWAIASLENIETR, from the coding sequence ATGTATTTTCAATATGGCGCAAAAGAAATAGAATATTTAAAAAGTAAAGATAAAAAGTTAGCTGTTTACATCGATCAACTTGGGCATATTGATCGACCGGTTCATCATGATATTTTTTCTTCGCTTATTTATTATATTGTTGGACAACAAATTTCAACCAAAGCACATCAAACGATTTGGGATAGAATGGTATATGAATTAGGAAGTATTCAACCTGATATAATTATTAATGCAGGAAAAGAGAAGATACAGTCTTTTGGAATGACTTTTAAAAAAGCTGATTATATTTTAGAGTTGTGTGATAAAATAATGAATAATGAAGTTGATTTTCATAGTTTTGAAAAGAAAAGTGATGAAGTGATTATCAAAGAATTATCTTCTTTGAATGGAATAGGTGTATGGACAGCCCAAATGATATTGTTACATTGTTTAGAACGTCCTGATGTTTTAAGTTATGGAGATTTAGCTATTTTAAAAGGAATGAAAATTGTCTATCATCATCAAAAGATAGATAAGAGATTATTTGAAAAATATAAAAAAAGATTCAGTCCTTATGGGAGTGTTGCTAGTATTTATTTTTGGGCAATAGCTTCTTTGGAAAATATTGAAACGAGGTGA
- a CDS encoding heme-binding protein, which translates to MDALLQLENELSFTSFDHEDAYCLGQMLIETIQTKNLKPIRIRIVLHHDIVFQYLMNGKNGDEWLNRKQNTVETFGHSSYYIWSINEQTHQYEKYIHDDKFAICGGGFPIIVNHQNVGCCIVSGLTHNQDHQIIVDCLKKFKVQCNDK; encoded by the coding sequence ATGGACGCATTATTACAATTAGAAAATGAGTTATCTTTTACATCATTTGATCATGAAGATGCTTATTGTTTAGGGCAAATGTTGATAGAAACAATTCAAACAAAGAACTTAAAACCTATTCGTATCCGTATTGTTTTACATCATGATATTGTTTTTCAATACTTAATGAATGGAAAAAATGGTGATGAATGGTTGAATCGTAAACAAAATACTGTGGAAACATTTGGACATTCTTCTTACTATATTTGGTCAATTAATGAGCAAACACATCAATATGAAAAATATATACATGATGATAAATTTGCTATATGTGGAGGAGGGTTCCCTATTATTGTGAATCATCAAAATGTGGGATGTTGTATTGTTTCTGGATTGACACATAATCAAGATCATCAAATCATAGTTGATTGCTTAAAAAAATTCAAAGTTCAATGTAATGATAAATGA
- a CDS encoding tetratricopeptide repeat protein, giving the protein MNIQIIEKVVDVFNHYGDVLRFQIERFEEVLNDAAFDMMDECYLVVLGMKLGVFEAMIFDEDFEISRYVTYLCEYASLKEEEALFMVSVYSQIIETIGYYFEIPDVEQFLKNAYQHNQFSHLYVLARTYFLGFGVTQDYEKAFEIFSYLYQQGVLESCYYIGYMYEHGYGIEQDILQAFHYYQTNVDSQSALRLGLFYMYGYYVEVDEEKAMYYFLQSQEKEAYLYQGLLLESQKDYSAAFQAYLKGAKSFQKECLYKVGMLLKRGIGVELNLNEALHYFTYGYYLLQEDCTYELSMLSFDGVVVKKDEKQALEYLHQAARLKSYDACLLLSQFYEWGRYVQKNHQYALSYYQQAQVIKEEKENQYEII; this is encoded by the coding sequence ATGAATATACAGATTATTGAAAAAGTCGTAGATGTCTTTAATCATTATGGTGATGTATTAAGGTTTCAGATTGAACGTTTTGAAGAGGTTTTAAATGATGCAGCCTTTGATATGATGGATGAGTGTTATTTGGTTGTTTTAGGAATGAAATTAGGTGTTTTTGAAGCTATGATTTTTGATGAGGATTTTGAAATATCAAGATATGTGACATATTTATGTGAATATGCTTCTTTAAAAGAAGAAGAGGCATTGTTTATGGTGAGTGTTTATTCACAGATTATTGAAACGATTGGATATTATTTTGAAATACCTGATGTCGAACAATTTTTAAAAAATGCTTATCAACACAATCAATTTTCTCATCTTTATGTTCTTGCAAGAACTTATTTTTTAGGTTTTGGTGTGACTCAAGATTATGAAAAGGCATTTGAAATCTTTTCTTATTTATACCAACAGGGAGTATTAGAAAGTTGTTATTATATTGGATATATGTATGAACATGGCTATGGAATTGAACAGGATATTTTACAAGCTTTTCATTATTATCAAACAAATGTTGATAGTCAATCTGCTTTAAGACTGGGATTGTTTTATATGTATGGTTACTATGTTGAAGTAGATGAAGAAAAAGCTATGTATTATTTTTTACAAAGTCAGGAAAAAGAAGCTTATTTATATCAAGGGCTTTTATTAGAAAGTCAAAAAGATTATTCAGCAGCCTTTCAGGCTTATTTAAAAGGAGCTAAAAGTTTTCAAAAAGAATGTTTATATAAGGTTGGTATGTTGTTGAAAAGAGGAATAGGTGTAGAATTAAATTTGAACGAAGCTTTACATTATTTTACATATGGATATTATCTTTTACAAGAAGATTGTACTTATGAATTATCAATGTTGTCTTTTGATGGAGTTGTCGTTAAAAAAGATGAAAAACAGGCTCTTGAATATTTACATCAGGCAGCTAGATTAAAGAGTTATGATGCCTGTTTATTGTTAAGTCAGTTTTATGAATGGGGACGTTATGTTCAAAAGAATCATCAATATGCCCTGTCTTATTATCAACAAGCACAAGTCATCAAGGAGGAAAAAGAAAATCAGTATGAAATTATATAA
- a CDS encoding Rpn family recombination-promoting nuclease/putative transposase: MDFNNLFDICIYNYFLNHERLADLLNVILFDGQDTVSVQDILILDSNASASLLTGNKTIKRVRDHLLLVSIDDQQCIIGLEHQSYADKDIFQRIMEYDYLSYLRQYNVYKRNAYEKINGVMTLAIYYGEKKWKSWMKDYSKTKTIRT; encoded by the coding sequence ATGGATTTCAACAATCTCTTTGATATATGCATCTACAATTATTTTCTAAATCATGAACGTCTTGCAGACTTGCTTAATGTCATTCTTTTTGATGGTCAGGATACTGTGTCTGTTCAGGACATCCTCATCCTTGATTCCAATGCCAGTGCCTCTCTTTTGACCGGCAACAAAACCATCAAGCGTGTAAGAGATCATTTACTTCTTGTTAGCATTGATGATCAGCAGTGCATCATTGGTCTTGAACATCAGTCCTACGCTGATAAAGACATATTTCAAAGAATCATGGAATATGATTATCTTAGCTATCTTAGACAATACAATGTCTACAAAAGAAATGCCTATGAGAAAATCAATGGTGTGATGACACTTGCCATCTACTATGGCGAAAAGAAATGGAAAAGTTGGATGAAGGATTATTCAAAAACAAAGACAATCAGGACTTGA